One region of Etheostoma cragini isolate CJK2018 chromosome 16, CSU_Ecrag_1.0, whole genome shotgun sequence genomic DNA includes:
- the alpk2 gene encoding alpha-protein kinase 2, with protein MDDQMPSPSDIQTEDLDPLCLLHSPKEDKLSACKKGAEAVSDLSDPKDKSTEPLSNIAKCLSQEKSTGSSSYNMSECSPLCTEPANHDDFRVCSYIGLSEPVLPLLPHFSRDFVSPLSKSFHVKQESSLSFSLIQHNSTPEPLGVSSSTSEGTTEPSLTETLSSSEHSQAIFLLRSESHQSDSLESETAIAPVSDLYIFESDTHDFILSPNPQEIQCPEYPTSSQNDYNAHVLIGDSDHVVTQCHRGSSAEQAMVDHESDVSHHAKLRPPAVDACEAGLMSVNDGGQGKGEVTDLTPQPQRSDSPIELWLDACQYLAGESGYNPDGSNGIGWSSDDTKGWGPPVERWSSVDSWASALSDWAGIIAAPPEDFTAAFTEIGAEIDALTKALAEVNTHLEIETSKEEKSEEPAAKSQTQPPMGVHDQPIEAQNIPESSVLSGQSCLEGTQSLESLCDSTATTQGENVLEEIQSSHAEHTPCPTQKHSSMGSSAGTVASPGRYSVDEIPGSTSSAELDLSHFGGFVESDNFMSNEEDPIILNIIEDTDLEGQNAHSELVVEEPFGDEVCEVTDEHSVSQPDLVAKQEAKRKPGTAGVDRKGTEPSTDLLFLTKHTLKNSQVPGVHTQPGLHTHVSSDTLPDLDGACQVEPEWRGPKFIMPLAPLGIDSSLFFRASCLERDQTCSKRSLNDDRNLCSDHVQPCALWPASDGITEKTSLEFDEDLIHKKGNTTESAGKSSPKAQLDFVPARKTIIEEIHDLSGELSNLADVPADHCIISERNRIAFITLDLNDPFVSRAPKPIAKAIQSELKLKTAEKMPHKTHKSTSENKTRSKKDKTAGHHYGAHVSKKQENLSHHVSDQQVCKQQETHPLIVENHTIENTPVRLEDKEAKLVIETGVASEKAPNKPHGKKKKKHATNATGVKSVVEPLVEVENGAKPNTAKGRIDMFEAKLGAGKSHKDSDQSVEKKSQQPEAKAKASRGEQPQHQKDHKDHQLKNFTSPLNDDVIKRRRLSEDKFGKIVSVLESKLPKPETSIQTKGEEPKVDTGATRKKAYSEVVKQKIPPKEVPKVGQPIQAVSVSGDPQSLCLSCQFAPVFSHHTVTWSRGDTVLSESKISAGDESRVSLTIPNVSHKDLGMYKCRLTSLHGSVTLDYLLTYEVLSEIVIPASPKTISSAPVEVGSEEEDVHCCGLIFKEDFLSDQHFGENQHASIITEKIHFGEGMHRRAFRTKLQAGQIPLLLPGRSCVLKVHNAISYGTKNNDELVQKNFSLAVEECHVQNTAREYNRAYNTAAQSVEAFGEIPEIIPIYLVHRPSNDIPYATLEEELIGDFVKYSVKDGKEINLKRRDSEAGQKCCAFQHWVYHKTEGNLLVTDMQGVGMRLTDVGIATSKKGYKGFKGNCATSFIEQFKALHQCNKYCEILGLKSMQPKPKKPASAPKPRPQQPSAAPKKKIFGPTVKGKS; from the exons ATGGATGACCAAATGCCGTCACCATCAGACATTCAAACTGAGGATTTAGACCCTCTATGTCTTTTGCACAGTCCCAAGGAAGACAAGCTGTCTGCATGTAAGAAAGGAGCAGAGGCTGTGTCAGATCTCTCAGACCCCAAAGACAAATCCACTGAGCCTTTATCAAACATTGCCAAATGCCTCTCTCAAGAGAAAAGCACAGGCTCATCCAGTTATAACATGTCAGAGTGTTCACCACTTTGCACCGAGCCTGCAAACCATGATGATTTTAGGGTTTGCAGCTATATTGGCTTATCAGAACCTGTATTACCTCTTTTACCGCACTTCTCTCGTGACTTTGTTTCCCCTCTATCCAAATCTTTTCACGTTAAACAAGAATCATCTCTCTCCTTTTCACTCATACAACACAATAGTACACCTGAACCTCTTGGGGTGTCGTCATCTACTTCTGAGGGTACGACGGAGCCATCTCTCACTGAGACTCTCTCCAGCTCAGAACACAGTCaagccattttccttttaagGTCAGAATCACATCAGTCAGATAGTTTGGAGAGTGAAACAGCTATAGCTCCTGTGTCAGacctttatatttttgaaagtgACACACATGACTTCATCTTGAGCCCTAATCCCCAGGAGATTCAATGTCCTGAataccccacatcatcacaaaaTGACTACAATGCACATGTCCTGATTGGTGATTCAGACCATGTGGTGACACAATGCCATCGTGGCTCCAGTGCGGAACAAGCTATGGTGGACCATGAGTCAGACGTGAGCCACCATGCAAAGCTCAGACCACCTGCTGTGGATGCCTGTGAGGCAGGCTTGATGTCGGTAAATGATGGTGGTCAAGGGAAAGGAGAGGTCACAGATTTAACCCCCCAACCACAGCGAAGCGACAGCCCTATAGAGCTGTGGCTGGACGCATGCCAGTATCTAGCCG GAGAATCAGGTTACAACCCTGATGGTAGCAACGGGATTGGCTGGTCCAGTGATGACACCAAAGGTTGGGGTCCACCTGTTGAGAGGTGGTCATCAGTGGACAGCTGGGCAAGTGCACTCTCAGACTGGGCTGGGATCATCGCGGCTCCACCAGAGGACTTCACAGCTGCCTTCACAGAGATAGGGGCTGAAATAGATGCTCTGACAAAGGCATTAGCAGAGGTAAATACACATTTGGAAATTGAGACatctaaagaagaaaaaagtgaggAGCCAGCAGCGAAGTCTCAAACACAGCCACCCATGGGTGTCCACGATCAGCCTATAGAGGCACAAAACATCCCAGAGAGCTCTGTCCTCTCTGGGCAGAGCTGCCTCGAGGGCACCCAGAGCCTTGAATCCTTGTGTGATTCGACAGCTACCACACAAGGAGAAAATGTGCTAGAAGAGATCCAGAGCAGCCATGCTGAGCACACTCCATGCCCAACACAGAAGCACTCATCCATGGGATCATCCGCTGGCACGGTGGCCTCTCCTGGAAGATACAGTGTGGATGAGATACCTGGATCTACTTCTTCTGCTGAACTGGACCTTTCTCATTTTGGAGGATTTGTTGAGTCCGATAATTTCATGAGCAATGAAGAAGATCCAATCATACTGAATATAATAGAGGATACAGATTTGGAGGGACAAAATGCACATAGTGAGCTAGTAGTTGAAGAG CCCTTTGGAGATGAAGTGTGTGAAGTGACAGATGAACACAGTGTCTCCCAGCCAGATTTGGTAGCCAAGCAAGAAGCCAAAAGGAAACCTGGAACAGCTGGGGTTGATCGTAAAGGAACTGAACCTTCAACAGATCTTCTTTTCCTCACCAAACACACTCTGAAAAATTCACAGGTTCCAGGTGTGCACACACAACCAGGCCTCCACACACACGTGTCGTCTGACACTTTGCCGGACCTTGACGGAGCATGTCAGGTGGAGCCAGAGTGGAGAGGTCCTAAATTTATTATGCCCTTAGCTCCTCTCGGTATCGACTCCTCCCTCTTCTTTCGGGCAAGCTGTTTGGAAAGAGATCAAACATGTTCCAAAAGGTCTCTCAATGACGACCGAAACCTTTGTTCTGATCACGTACAACCTTGTGCTCTCTGGCCAGCCTCGGATGGGATTACTGAGAAAACATCTCTTGAATTTGATGAGGATTTGATtcataaaaagggaaatacaaCAGAGTCTGCTGGGAAATCTTCACCCAAGGCACAACTGGACTTTGTCCCTGCGAGGAAAACAATAATTGAGGAGATTCATGACCTCAGTGGAGAACTATCAAACTTGGCTGATGTGCCTGCAGATCATTGCATCATCTCAGAGAGGAACCGCATTGCATTCATAACTTTAGATCTAAATGACCCATTTGTCTCAAGGGCTCCAAAACCCATCGCAAAAGCCATACAATCtgagttgaaactgaaaacagctgaaaaGATGCCACACAAAACCCATAAGTCCACCTCAGAGAACAAAACACGCtccaaaaaggacaaaacagcTGGTCATCATTATGGTGCACATGTTTCCAAGAAACAGGAGAATTTATCTCACCATGTTTCAGACCAGCAGGTCTGCAAACAACAAGAAACCCATCCTCTTATTGTGGAAAATCACACCATTGAGAACACACCAGTCAGGCTTGAGGACAAGGAGGCTAAATTGGTGATTGAGACTGGTGTGGCATCTGAGAAGGCACCAAACAAGCCACACggcaagaagaaaaagaaacatgctACGAATGCAACAGGAGTGAAAAGTGTGGTTGAGCCACTGGTTGAAGTGGAGAATGGAGCAAAACCAAACACTGCAAAAGGAAGGATTGATATGTTTGAGGCCAAGCTGGGCGCTGGGAAGTCTCACAAGGACAGTGATCAGTCAGTGGAGAAAAAGTCCCAGCAACCAGAGGCTAAAGCTAAAGCTTCCCGAGGAGAACAACCTCAGCATCAAAAAGATCACAAAGACCACCAGCTGAAGAACTTCACCAGTCCTCTGAACGACGATGTTATTAAAAGACGACGCCTGTCGGAGGATAAGTTTGGAAAGATTGTCAGTGTTTTGGAGTCTAAACTTCCAAAGCCAGAAACCTCCATTCAGACAAAGGGAGAGGAGCCCAAGGTAGATACTGGGGCAACTCGCAAAAAGGCGTACAGTGAAGTGGTCAAACAGAAAATCCCACCTAAGGAAG TCCCCAAGGTAGGGCAGCCTATCCAGGCAGTGTCAGTGAGCGGGGACCCCCAGAGTCTGTGCCTATCGTGTCAGTTTGCTCCTGTCTTTTCCCACCACACTGTCACCTGGAGCAGAGGGGACACTGTCCTGTCTGAGAGCAAGATAAG TGCAGGGGACGAGAGCAGAGTGTCACTGACCATCCCCAACGTTTCTCACAAAGACTTGGGCATGTATAAGTGTCGGCTCACTAGTTTACATGGATCAGTCACCCTGGACTATCTGCTTACATATGAAG TGCTTAGTGAGATTGTCATCCCTGCATCTCCAAAGACCATTTCAT ctgCCCCTGTAGAGGTTGGTAGTGAAGAAGAGGATGTCCACTGTTGCGGGCTGATTTTCAAAGAAGATTTTCTATCTGATCAACACTTTGGAGAGAACCAACATGCCAGCATCATCACTGAAAAGATCCACTTTGGGGAGGGGATGCACCGGCGGGCTTTCCGAACCAAGCTGCAGGCGGGTCAGATACCTCTGTTGCTACCTGGACGCTCCTGTGTGCTCAAAGTACACAACGCTATCAGCTATGGGACCAAGAACAATGACGAGCTCGTTCAGAAAAACTTTTCCTTGGCTGTAGAG GAGTGCCATGTCCAGAATACAGCAAGAGAGTACAACAGGGCGTATAATACTGCTGCCCAGTCTGTGGAAGCCTTCGGAGAGATCCCCGA GATCATTCCCATCTACCTGGTTCATCGTCCATCCAACGACATCCCATACGCCACGCTGGAGGAGGAGCTGATTGGTGACTTTGTCAAGTATTCGGTCAAGGACGGCAAAGAGATCAACCTGAAGAGACGCGACTCAGAGGCTGGACAGAAATGTTGTGCTTTCCAGCACTGGGTCTATCATAAGACTGAGGGCAACCTGCTGGTTACTGACATGCAAG GAGTGGGAATGAGGCTCACTGATGTTGGAATAGCCACCTCTAAGAAAGg atatAAGGGCTTCAAAGGAAACTGTGCCACCTCCTTCATCGAACAGTTCAAGGCTTTGCACCAGTGCAACAAATACTGTGAGATCCTGGGCCTCAAATCCATGCAGCCCAAACCTAAAAAACCTGCATCTGCTCCGAAACCCAGACCCCAACAACCTTCTGCTGCACCCAAGAAGAAAATATTTGGGCCAACAGTGAAGGGCAAGTCATAA